A genomic stretch from Prochlorococcus marinus str. MIT 9312 includes:
- a CDS encoding SOS response-associated peptidase: MCGRFELKTKFNKLPKVLRQDFPIGLDTKYETQNLIRPTDPVLVIKNEGRIKTTFMSWGFITPWTKNPFDKERPRPFNARSETVDEKKLFSGSWKHKRCLIPASGFFEKKYRIRKENYDTFWLGGIWSRWTSPDGAELESCCVLTTKPNELVKPLHHRMPVIVPDGYEKQWTEQVKNADELKGLFPIMLGWSPDGWLIEDVKKKKTDQMSLF; the protein is encoded by the coding sequence ATGTGTGGAAGATTTGAGTTGAAAACTAAGTTTAATAAATTACCAAAGGTTTTGAGACAAGACTTTCCAATTGGACTTGATACTAAGTACGAGACTCAAAATTTGATAAGACCTACTGATCCTGTTCTTGTAATTAAAAACGAAGGGAGAATTAAAACTACTTTTATGTCATGGGGTTTTATTACACCTTGGACTAAAAACCCATTTGATAAAGAAAGACCAAGACCGTTTAACGCAAGATCAGAAACCGTAGACGAAAAAAAATTATTTAGTGGAAGTTGGAAACATAAAAGATGCTTAATACCAGCGAGTGGTTTTTTTGAAAAGAAATATCGTATTAGAAAGGAAAATTATGATACTTTTTGGTTAGGAGGAATATGGAGCAGGTGGACTTCTCCTGATGGTGCTGAACTAGAAAGTTGCTGCGTTTTAACAACTAAGCCTAATGAATTAGTAAAACCTTTACATCACAGAATGCCTGTTATTGTTCCTGATGGATATGAAAAACAATGGACAGAGCAGGTGAAAAATGCTGATGAATTAAAAGGTTTATTTCCAATCATGTTGGGTTGGTCGCCGGATGGATGGCTAATAGAAGATGTGAAGAAAAAAAAGACTGATCAGATGAGTTTGTTTTAA
- a CDS encoding DUF3303 domain-containing protein has protein sequence MQTYIVHWQFPDQESHMQGAEAFAGFVEGGCDGDEFDGFKVLNRVLNPEGANGWAIVESSNHQNIWKWSNIWVDNFGVEIEVTPVLTDQEFLSVHKEIAAVSN, from the coding sequence ATGCAAACATACATAGTACATTGGCAATTTCCAGATCAAGAAAGTCATATGCAAGGGGCAGAAGCTTTCGCGGGTTTTGTGGAAGGAGGATGCGATGGTGATGAATTTGATGGATTTAAAGTTCTTAATCGAGTATTGAATCCTGAGGGAGCTAATGGTTGGGCAATAGTTGAATCTTCAAATCATCAGAACATTTGGAAATGGAGCAACATCTGGGTCGATAATTTTGGCGTAGAAATTGAAGTTACACCAGTTTTAACAGATCAAGAATTTCTCTCCGTCCATAAAGAAATTGCAGCAGTCTCGAATTAG
- a CDS encoding DUF411 domain-containing protein, with product MELKIKSIKRRFLNSLIFSGILFANTINAHVVIAGTQGNIDIPKVVSYRSASCGCCKKWINHLRDNGLVVVDNIVEDVSVIKNQYQIPNNLRSCHSAQIANYTIEGHVPIKSINKLLREKPSIKGIAVPGMPLGSPGMEMHSHDLHSHDYENYKVVSFSKTGKTKLFDNISP from the coding sequence ATGGAATTAAAAATAAAATCTATTAAAAGGAGATTTTTAAATTCTCTAATTTTTTCTGGAATTCTTTTTGCAAATACAATTAACGCTCATGTGGTTATTGCAGGAACTCAGGGAAATATAGATATCCCAAAAGTTGTTTCTTACAGATCAGCATCATGTGGTTGTTGCAAAAAATGGATTAATCATTTAAGAGATAATGGATTAGTTGTTGTTGATAATATAGTTGAAGATGTTTCAGTAATAAAAAACCAATATCAAATACCTAATAACTTACGATCATGTCACTCTGCTCAAATAGCTAACTATACTATTGAAGGACATGTTCCTATCAAATCAATCAACAAACTTCTTAGAGAAAAACCAAGTATCAAAGGGATAGCTGTTCCAGGTATGCCTCTTGGCTCTCCTGGCATGGAAATGCATTCTCACGACTTGCACTCTCATGATTATGAGAATTACAAAGTAGTTTCATTTAGTAAAACTGGTAAAACAAAATTATTTGATAACATTTCTCCCTAA
- a CDS encoding DUF3721 domain-containing protein produces MSGIFLSEEEAEYRSLELGCEGIHKNKDKWMPCKNEKELHIYMRK; encoded by the coding sequence ATGAGTGGGATATTTCTTTCTGAAGAGGAGGCTGAATATAGATCCTTAGAACTTGGTTGCGAGGGAATACACAAGAACAAAGATAAATGGATGCCATGTAAAAACGAAAAAGAATTACATATATATATGAGGAAATAA
- a CDS encoding DUF2839 family protein has protein sequence MGEAKRREELGLPPRQKKVELNKSDRYFSWLPITKSRIKKYPYMGVATMALGAIIFLVSGGANSIN, from the coding sequence ATGGGCGAAGCTAAAAGAAGAGAGGAATTAGGCTTGCCACCTAGACAAAAAAAAGTTGAATTAAATAAATCTGATAGATATTTTTCATGGCTTCCAATTACTAAATCAAGAATTAAGAAATACCCTTATATGGGTGTAGCAACAATGGCACTGGGAGCGATAATTTTCTTAGTCAGTGGCGGGGCAAATAGTATTAATTAG
- a CDS encoding DUF2839 family protein, producing MGEAKRRKKLGILPREKTEDINLPQLDKKAIQEKVRSTLYKYPIIPFIFYGAAILILIGGLFYVFKSFNIA from the coding sequence ATGGGAGAAGCAAAGAGAAGAAAAAAATTAGGTATTCTGCCTAGAGAAAAAACTGAAGATATAAATTTGCCTCAACTTGATAAAAAAGCCATACAAGAAAAAGTTAGGTCTACATTATATAAATATCCAATTATCCCTTTTATTTTTTATGGAGCTGCAATATTGATCCTAATAGGCGGTTTATTTTATGTTTTTAAATCCTTTAATATTGCTTAA
- a CDS encoding NRAMP family divalent metal transporter: protein MNFTKGIQKSLGPGILLAGAAIGGSHLLSSTTAGARFGFSLVGLILLTNLLKYPFLLVGTRFTASTGKSLLEGFKEQNPLYLPLFLIVSLITGTFTISAVSFVSGVLLTNITFFSAFPAMDLSIGILIVSGMILILGKYKTLDRISKFLVSILTFLTLFAVLSLLFKGSINESLNMSFFEPEISPWKLTNLAFLIPLMGWMPCPVELCVWPSLWMFSRAKDSNYKPNISEAEFDFNLGYIITVVTAIFFLTLGAITMYGTGDGMLSGSGVSFAQKLILLYTKSIGNWAKWIIIPAAFAAMFSTTITCLDAYPRSISAIQGLLRGTDFGHMDSKAERNRFQLWMIIHIFASLIALLIARSGGIGVKDFVFAAMTGSFLTAPLFAWMAMDTINSKLVPIKNRYGLFLKTISWIGLIFLTLFSLLFIANSFFGIGIY from the coding sequence ATGAATTTTACAAAAGGAATACAAAAAAGTTTAGGTCCAGGAATTTTGCTAGCTGGAGCGGCTATTGGGGGTTCTCATTTATTGTCATCAACTACTGCTGGTGCAAGGTTTGGATTTTCATTAGTCGGCCTAATCCTTCTTACTAATCTTTTAAAATATCCATTCTTGTTGGTTGGGACTAGATTTACAGCATCTACTGGTAAATCATTATTAGAAGGTTTCAAAGAGCAGAATCCTTTATATCTTCCTTTATTTCTAATAGTTAGTCTAATTACAGGTACTTTCACAATATCGGCTGTAAGTTTTGTCTCTGGTGTCCTTTTAACTAATATCACCTTTTTCTCAGCTTTTCCAGCCATGGATTTGTCTATAGGAATCCTGATTGTTTCTGGGATGATATTAATTCTTGGTAAATATAAAACCCTTGATAGGATTTCAAAATTTTTAGTATCTATTCTAACTTTTTTAACATTATTTGCAGTTTTATCGCTTTTATTCAAAGGTTCAATAAATGAGTCTCTAAATATGAGTTTTTTTGAACCAGAAATCAGCCCATGGAAGTTAACAAATTTAGCTTTCTTGATCCCTTTAATGGGATGGATGCCTTGCCCAGTAGAGTTATGTGTTTGGCCTTCTTTATGGATGTTTTCTCGAGCAAAAGATTCAAATTATAAACCAAATATTAGTGAAGCAGAATTTGATTTTAATCTCGGTTACATAATAACTGTTGTCACTGCTATTTTCTTCCTTACTCTTGGAGCCATAACAATGTATGGTACAGGCGATGGAATGCTTTCCGGAAGTGGAGTCTCCTTTGCTCAAAAATTAATACTCCTTTACACTAAATCCATTGGCAATTGGGCTAAATGGATCATTATACCTGCAGCATTTGCCGCAATGTTTAGTACCACAATTACTTGTCTAGATGCATATCCAAGAAGTATTTCTGCTATTCAGGGTTTATTGAGAGGAACTGATTTTGGACATATGGATTCCAAAGCAGAGCGAAATAGATTTCAACTGTGGATGATTATACATATCTTTGCATCATTAATAGCTTTGCTGATTGCAAGGTCTGGAGGTATAGGTGTAAAAGATTTTGTATTTGCTGCAATGACAGGAAGTTTTCTAACCGCACCTTTATTTGCATGGATGGCAATGGATACTATAAATAGCAAATTAGTACCAATTAAAAATAGATATGGATTATTTCTAAAAACAATAAGTTGGATAGGATTAATTTTCTTAACATTATTTAGTTTGTTGTTTATTGCAAATTCATTCTTTGGGATTGGGATTTATTAA
- a CDS encoding DUF3764 family protein, translating into MTIETTILDFQLSNTFDEYESHMNAKEQQSMFKEMGVKTFYIGKSLDDPQRAIVIFQGPENVLFDIFMNPETKPIVEASGHIYEGTKITRWIS; encoded by the coding sequence ATGACTATTGAAACGACTATTCTAGATTTTCAACTAAGTAATACCTTCGATGAGTATGAATCTCATATGAATGCTAAGGAGCAGCAGTCGATGTTTAAAGAAATGGGAGTTAAAACATTTTATATTGGTAAATCATTAGATGATCCACAAAGGGCAATTGTAATTTTTCAAGGACCAGAAAATGTTCTATTCGATATTTTTATGAATCCTGAAACGAAACCTATTGTTGAGGCTTCAGGGCATATTTACGAGGGTACAAAAATAACGCGCTGGATTTCTTGA
- a CDS encoding sodium-dependent transporter codes for MDSKISQREQWTSKLGFILAAAGSAVGLGNLWGFAYRASQGGGAAFVLLYLLIVLIVCLPVFVAEMALGRNAMASTLLAPVKLAGKNWYPLGILFFLAPLGIASYYSVIMGWTADTLFHSLFFGLPKNLTEAETFFGSISSGSSVLLGHLLSLVLTAIIVSSGIKKGIEKVTRYFMPILFIIIVILAIWATSLSGAWEGYKTFLLKFDFNELRNPQTIRNAFTQAFFSLSLGIGIMVTYASYLNKKSNLPKLSVGVASLDTLVGLMAGFITFPIVLTFGLSDAISESTVGALFISIPTGLGSYGAAGRIVAVAFFALAYIAAITSSVSLLEVPVSSLMDKFGFKREKSVWMITLFLFLAGIPSALNLNILGTVDSIFGGVLLIFGGFLVTFFMGWVVPGKFDEELSDSKVGIKTTRYLKFMTRWVAPPIIGFGLFISVFDLLKGWVS; via the coding sequence TTGGACTCAAAGATTTCTCAAAGAGAACAATGGACTAGTAAGCTAGGATTCATTCTCGCAGCTGCTGGAAGTGCAGTAGGTCTAGGCAACCTTTGGGGTTTTGCTTACAGAGCATCTCAAGGAGGAGGTGCTGCTTTTGTACTTTTATATTTATTGATCGTTTTAATTGTATGTCTTCCGGTATTTGTTGCTGAAATGGCATTGGGTAGAAACGCAATGGCAAGCACATTACTTGCTCCTGTTAAGCTGGCTGGGAAAAATTGGTATCCATTAGGAATTCTTTTCTTCTTAGCTCCCCTGGGAATAGCATCATATTATTCAGTGATAATGGGATGGACAGCAGATACCTTGTTCCATTCTTTATTTTTTGGATTACCGAAAAATTTAACTGAAGCAGAAACCTTCTTTGGCTCTATTAGTAGTGGTAGCAGTGTTTTATTAGGGCACCTATTAAGTCTTGTACTTACAGCAATAATAGTTTCATCAGGTATAAAAAAAGGTATAGAAAAAGTTACTAGATATTTCATGCCAATCCTTTTCATAATTATTGTAATTCTTGCTATTTGGGCTACTTCTCTTTCAGGGGCTTGGGAAGGATATAAAACATTTCTACTTAAGTTTGATTTTAATGAATTAAGAAATCCTCAAACAATAAGAAACGCTTTTACACAAGCATTCTTTTCATTAAGCTTAGGGATTGGAATTATGGTTACTTACGCCTCGTATCTAAATAAGAAAAGTAATCTTCCAAAACTAAGTGTTGGAGTTGCATCATTAGATACTTTGGTTGGACTAATGGCTGGATTTATAACTTTCCCAATAGTTTTAACATTCGGTTTAAGTGACGCTATTTCTGAATCCACAGTTGGTGCTTTGTTCATATCAATTCCAACAGGCCTAGGTTCATATGGTGCAGCCGGAAGAATTGTAGCTGTTGCATTTTTTGCACTAGCTTATATTGCAGCTATAACTTCTTCTGTTTCATTATTAGAAGTTCCAGTTTCCTCTTTAATGGATAAATTTGGTTTTAAAAGAGAAAAATCTGTTTGGATGATAACTCTATTCCTATTCTTAGCTGGGATTCCTTCTGCATTGAACTTAAACATTCTTGGAACAGTTGATTCGATTTTTGGAGGCGTATTACTTATCTTTGGTGGATTCTTAGTAACTTTCTTTATGGGATGGGTCGTTCCAGGAAAGTTCGATGAAGAGCTTAGTGACTCAAAAGTTGGAATCAAAACAACCCGTTATTTGAAATTCATGACAAGGTGGGTTGCGCCTCCAATTATTGGTTTTGGACTATTTATTAGTGTGTTTGACTTGCTGAAAGGCTGGGTAAGTTAG